DNA sequence from the Coffea arabica cultivar ET-39 chromosome 11c, Coffea Arabica ET-39 HiFi, whole genome shotgun sequence genome:
ataatagaaataataacaCTCCTCAGATGTCTGCACTTCCTTGACATAAGCCCGAAAAGTAGGTTCATTCAATCAAGAAAAGGCCAAGTTGCTCACAAAACTTTGTTGTTTGCTTCTCCACGAGTCTTCAATCCTTCACGGCATGCCTTGCCCAACGAATAAATTCCTAGAGAATGTGAGTTTGTAATATAAATTCTCAAAGGTAGGCAGTTTCTAAACCTTTTTCCAAAAGGTGAATAACGTGTTCATCGAGTGTAATATTTCGTCAAAAATTGCAttcaaaatgtatttttttgttattattttagGCATTTATTTCTCATAAATTACATTCACAGAACATGTTTTTTAAAGATTGCATTCACTAAATACGTTCTTTCAAATGGCTCACCATTTGGGAACTTTGGAAATGCTCTTCTTTTGCTGATGGTTGCTTCCGTTTTCCAACTGAGCCCAATTTGATGGCTAGAATAAATAGTCCCCTTCAAACTACTCTTTTTAGAGGTCTACGCTTCTCATGATGTTTCTGGCGTTGGAGTCAAATCTTtcttagtcaaattttcaatttttcaattcATATGGCGACGGTCTTCAAGCTAATCTGAAAGGAGGGACTCGGTCCATGCATTATTTTACAagaacttgttttcttgttttgttcAGCTGGCTATTAGCTAAAGTTGGGTTTCTGGGCTGGCTGGATCTTGATTCTTCCCAAAACTGTCATCTTTgtttttttaacttctaattCAGTTCACGTTTTACTTGTCTCTTCTACCAGCTTTCTgctttaaaattttgaacttttctGGCCAACCAAATTCCTGTACGTATTAGTAAtccttccttttcatttttcccttgGCCTTTGGAAAAAATCGAAATTTCGTTCTTCATGTGTTTGCTTCCGATTCATATTCCTGAATTTCAAGAGAGTTTCAAGTACTTGTTGATGTAGACGTAGTCATGGGAAAGTGGGAATTTCTGTCTATCAAAGTGGCTCTTTCCTTTTCTAGTCTGTTGCTGCTGCTTGAAACATGTATGGCCGGTACTCCGAATGTAGGCAGGCTGAATCTGGGATTCCAGGGAAGGCTATTGAACTATCTAGACTATGGGGGATTGTTTCTTCTTTCCAACAATTCTGCTTTCGCATTGGGCTTCCGACCCGATCAAGATGTCAATAAATTTCAACTTGTGGTTATTCACAAGGGAAGCTCAACAATCATTTGGTCTGCTAATAGAAACAATCTGATTCGAGGTTCAGATTTCTTCACAATCGCTAGAAATGGGGATGCTTACTTGCAGCATGGTGGATCCACCATTTGGTCCACAGATACTGCTAACAAAGGAGTTGTAGCAATGGAATTGCTGGATTCAGGAAATTTGGTACTTGTTGGCAATGACAGCAGTATAATATGGCAGAGCTTTAGCCATCCCACTGATACCCTTGTGTCGAATCAGGAGTTCACTGAAGGAATGAAACTTGTAAGCAACCCCAACTCCAATAATTTGAGCTACTCTCTTGAGATTAAGTCTGGAGATATGATTCTATCAGCGAATTATCAACCCCCACAGCCATATTGGGCCATGGGAATGGATACCAGAAGAATCATTGACACAGATGGAGGGAATGTTGTATCTGCAACTCTTGAGGGCAATTGGTGGAAGTTTTATAATCAAGATAAAGTGTTGCTTTGGCATTTTGTTATCTCTCCTAATCATGATGAAAATACCACATGGGTCGCAGCTTTGGAAAATGCTGGTTTCATCACTTTCAGCCCTCTTCTAGCTGATGGTAACTTCAGTGCCTCCTTGATAGCAATACCACATGATCCGTGTGGTAGACCTGAAGCATGTGATCCATATTTTGTTTGTGAGAGAGTAGGCAGTTGCCTGTGCCCTTCGGCCCTTCACTCTTGCACGAAAAGTAGTGTCTCCTTCTGCGATAGGTCACAGGACTCTGTGGAGCTTGTTGATGCAGGGGACATTCTTAGTTACTCTGCTCTTGATATTATTCCACCCTCGGCTAAAACAGATTTAAATGGCTGCAAAGCCTCTTGCCAAGGAAACTGCTCTTGTGCTGCCATGTTCTTTCACCATTCAGGAAACTGTTTTTTGTTTGATCAGATAGGAAGCTTGCAGCACTCCAAAAATGGTACTCAATATGCTTCTTATATTAAAGTCTTGACCAATGCAAGCGGTGGGGCAAATCAAGGAGGTGGTGGAACTCACAAATCACGCTATGTGATTGGCATCGTGGTCATCATCTCAGCTTTGCTCGCCATTTTTGGTCTCCATTATGCAGGATATCAGTACCACCAGAAGAAAAACAAGGCATTGCCTGAATCCCCTGAAGAGTCTTCAGAGGAGGAAATTTTTGGGGAGAATTTATCAGGACTCCCAGTTCGTTTTAGGTACAATGATCTTCAGATTGCAACTAACAACTTCAGCAAGAAGCTTGGTCGAGGTGGTTTTGGTTCAGTTTACCAGGGGATTCTCCCTGATGGAACTAGATTGGCTGTGAAGAAATTGGAAGGCATTGGTCAAGGGAAGAAAGAATTTCGAGCAGAAGTTAGCAGTATTGGGAGCattcatcatcttcatttggTCAGGCTTAAAGGCTTCTGTGCTGAAGGGAATGACCGTCTTCTTGTGTACGAGTACATGGGAAATGGATCTCTTGATAGATGGCTTTTCCGGAAAAACAGAGGGGAATTCATGTTGGATTGGGAAACTAGATACAGCATTGCACTAGGAACAGCTAAAGGTCTGGCTTATCTCCATGAAGATTGTGATATGAAGATAGTTCACTGTGACATAAAGCCTGAGAATGTACTTCTTGATGACCATTTTGTTGCAAAAGTCTCAGATTTTGGTCTTGCTAAGCTTATGACTCGAGAGGAGAGTAATGTTTTCACCACATTAAGGGGAACAAGGGGGTATCTTGCACCAGAATGGATCACAAACCGTGCCATATCAGAGAAGAGCGATGTTTACAGTTATGGCCTAGTGCTGCTTGAGATAATTGGTGGTAGACGAACCTTTGATCGCTCAGAGCCCTCAGAGAAGTCCCATTTTCCTTCTTATGCTTTTAAAATGATGGAAGAAGGAAAACTGGAGGACATCATTGATGGACGTTTAAAGATAGATGAAAAGGATGACACAGTTTCTACAGCAATTAAAGTTGCTTTCTGGTGCATACAGGATAAAATGTTCCTAAGACCATCAATGACCAAGGTAGTTCAGATGCTGGAAGGAATCTGCCCTGTCCCTCCGCCACCGCGCTGTTCGCAGCTAGGGTCACAACGTTATGCAGTTTTCTTCAGGTCAATGAGCAATCAGGGCGGTGGCGCCTCACCGGGGCCTCGAATGAGCAACGATGATGCTCATCTTTTGGCTACAAGTCTTTCAGGGCCAAGATAGCAACCACAGAAGCTGAAGCAATTTCATTGAAATTGAGAGCACTAGTGGAGAAGCCTTCATATGTACACCATTTTCATGCTTTTCTTCCTCGTACCTTCATTaggttttgtttatttttggaaGGTAGACATTTTGGTATTCTAGCATTCAGTAAAATTGATATGCTGTTTGCACATCTTGCTCTGCAGATCTACCAAACATATCTTGAAGAATGTATAAATGATTGGATTAGCAAAAATTTTTCACATTGTCGCTGATGAACGGACGCATGCACTGAAAAACATAATGCAATGACTCTCAATATTCTGATCACGGTTAGCCGAATCTTTTACTTTGGCTGCTGTCACCCTTTTCTTCTGGGACTAGGAAAATGCAACTGAAGATGAGTAATTCTTTCTAACCTTAATGTTTTGAACTTTTGAAATAAACAAGTTAGATGGTTGATGTCACTTTaagcaaagaaaaacaaagccaTGAACTAAATGGGTGCTTAAAAGTTGGACTGGTCCCATGATGTGGTCGTGAGCataatcaagaaaagaaagaaatccgGTAATTTCTCTGAACATTGTCTTAACAAACATATCGCAAAAATAAGGAAAGTGGAGAGAGGTTTCTCTGTATAGATCAACCAATGCATctggtaaaataatttttatggtgataatgtatatatgttagtgtatataagatttttTCTTAGACTATTTTCTGCATTTACTTGTGAtgatcaaattatttttcatctCAATTTAACAACTCAACTAATTAATCATTATACCCGTGATCATTTCATTATTCTCTTCATTTACAAAATAAACTAACATCTGCGAGTCAACTGTCAAAATTTAAGGGTAAATATGTCCATTGAATTTCTTTTGACCACTCAAATATATTTTATTCAATATAGTGATTGAACTCAAATACTCGGATCGTACATTTTGGCCAAAAGTTTCTTATGTCAAAAGGAAGCTCATTGATTTGAGTTCAGTGACTGTATTGATTTGAGTTCAATATAGTATATATACTTTTGGCTAAAAGTGCACTCAAATATTTTACATTTCAATATAGTCATTGACCTCGAAACGATTTACTATATTGAAATCAAATCAATATAGTCATTCCGTCAAatgttcatgttgatgttaatgGAATGAGCacaatgtccatttcacatacCAAAAATAAGGACAATTTTGTAAGGtcaattttttagattttttctaTCTAGAGTTTTAGATTTCttaattaacaaaaatagaATTTAAAATCTTTAGTAGTTGCTTTAATATATTCTAATTTGGGAAAAGAGTCTCAATGGTCCTCCAACTCTTTTCCAGACAAAGTTTTAGCCCTCCAACAATTAAAGATAAAGGTTTGGCCCTCGATCTAATAAAATAGCATATTAGTGGCTCTTCTGTCAAATTCAACAGTTAACTATGACAGGAAGCATTATCTGGTGAGAAACTAGACCAAATATGAAGGGCATTACAGTCTTTCCAAATGTATTTAGGCTCGACAGAGTTTTTCCATTTTGTATCTTGATTCAAAATGAATGTTCTAAGAAAACCATTTATCTTGATTGTTACCAACTGCTATCTCCTTTCACTTCTGCTTATTTTACCTCATAATGCACGCTGTAGGGTCATAAAATTAATTCATTGCTTAGAATCTTAAAAATTCAACCAGAAAAGGGATTTCAAAAGCAATCTTATAATGCAATCTCTTTTCTCCCGTATAACTGAGTTTTGGAATTTTAAAGATGTAACaagtaaaaattttcaattactttttttgTCAATCAAATGAATTTCACTCCTTGTTCTAATTCTAATAGTTCCAAAGAAACCACTTTAGATCCAATTGGATGTGGTCAaataatttcttcattttttccccttttttgggTTACTATCATCAGAAATTGTTGAGCATCAAATTTAtgtttttggattattttttcaATGCATTGATTATGGACCAGTAAATGCATTAAAATATTTCTCTACTCTACAGAAAGATCCCTTATAACAAATTCAttaaccaagagagagagagagagagagagagagagagagagagagagagagagagcagttAATCAACCACATCCATCCTTcagggaaaaaaattaaaacaaaacccACCCAAAAAACTTTCCAGTCCTGGCAGCGTTCCCAAAAGCAGCTCAAGCCCACAAGCCCGCTGCATTCGACTCGAACCCATTGGCTCCCCCTGCCGCGATACCTTCTTTCTGCTTGAGGAGGCTCGCTGCCACCGGCTTGCTGTTCTTTTGGAGGAGACAAGATAGGCCTAGAGATTGGTACGCGATTGGTGTCTTACTGTTTTTGACGTATATTTATTCCATTGATTTTACTCTGTCTTGGCAAAGGGACTGTAATGCTCTTCATATTTGGTCTGGTTTCTCACGAGAGATGATGCTTTCCGTCATAGTTAACTGCTGTATTTGACAGAAGGGCCACTAATATGCTATTTTGTTAGATTGATGGCAAAACCTTTATCTTTAATTGTTGGAGAGCTAAAACTTTACCtggaaaagaattgaaaggccaTTGAGACTCTTTTCCCTTCTAATTTATaggttttgacaaaaaaatctAAATTATACACTCAagttcttgtgatttatttcgaaGAACCctgaaattaaatgaaaatagTAGATCTAATGACAAAATTTGAATGAAAGCTCGCTAATTTACTATTTTGGTGAGTTGAGTAGCCAACTTGAATGAAAGATTACTAAAAATATATTGTTTGTACAATTCAATGGTTATTTAAGATTTTTGTCTCATCTATTTAGACGAATTTATCTATGGTATTTGGCATGTGCAGTGCAAATGCAACTCATTTCGTTAGATTTGACATTGAATTTGGACAGAATGGCTACTAATATAGATATTTGTGAATTAAGTTGccatttcaatcaaaaaataatTGAGTAATTAAAGGTGTTCGATCATAACAATTTAGtggttgctgaaattttttatcTTCAAGTCGAGAGTTCAGTGGACATATTTACTCTAAAATTTTGACACGTGATTTGCCTGTGTTAGGTTTATTTTTGTAGATTAAGAGTAAAATCTGACGAAATGGCCATAGGTATATTGATTATTTAATTGAGTGACTGAATTGAGATAAAAAATAGTTTGATGATAAAAAATAGATACACAAAATAGTTTAATAACTGGTGAGAATTTTTTGCCTTTCTGGCAGGAACTAATTTGCAAGCCGCCGTGCCTTTCTTcatgctttattaggttctatCGTTTCAAAGCTAAGTTAAAGCGAATCTGGAATAGTGGAGTCTGGGTCAAGCGGGGAAGGAATCAAAGAAAGTGGATAGAGGACGacgggcaaaaaaaaaaaaaaaaaaaaaaaaagaagtcgtCGCATCTGATAAACGAGAGGAAAATCTCATGTTCTATCAGAGAAGCTATTATTAGAGAGGAAACTTTCTGGACAACCATTCATATTGTTTTGGCCTTTCAACAATAAATTGTCACAAACAAccattgaacaaaaaaaaatatatatttaatttaagAACTTCCATCAATTTGATCGTTAGAGGTGACAACTATAAATTATTACAAAACAACCGttgaacaaaaaaatatatttaatttaagAACTTCCATCAATTTTGATTGTTAGAGGTGATAGAATTAGATGCCATtgaacaaacaaaaaaattaacacAAAAACAGCGTAAGATCTTGTTGACTGATTATTTCATCAAATTAAAGCTAGAGAAGGTAGAGGatgaaagaagaggaaaaaacaTTAAATTCTATgttgttatttgactaaataTAGCTGATTTTCAATCAAGTCGTAGGTTAGTTTTTCTATTTGGTCAGTTTTGTCTCTAATTCCGTTACATTTAACACCCAAAATTGATGGAAGTCCCTAAACTAAGTATTTTTTTTGCTTCAAGGGCTTATTTGCAACAATTTATAGTTGAGGGGCAAAATTGTGCAAAATGAATAGTTTAGGGACCTGTCAAAAAGTTTCCTCTCAATTAGATtctaccgtttcaaagctatgaTAAAGCGAATCTGTAAGATTGGAGATGGAACAAGTGTTGTTAGACTTGAATTGAGATAATTGGTCCGATAGTAAACAGGCCTTCTTTCTGACCTGATTAGTAGCACAAAATTATTTTG
Encoded proteins:
- the LOC113715595 gene encoding G-type lectin S-receptor-like serine/threonine-protein kinase SD2-5, translating into MGKWEFLSIKVALSFSSLLLLLETCMAGTPNVGRLNLGFQGRLLNYLDYGGLFLLSNNSAFALGFRPDQDVNKFQLVVIHKGSSTIIWSANRNNLIRGSDFFTIARNGDAYLQHGGSTIWSTDTANKGVVAMELLDSGNLVLVGNDSSIIWQSFSHPTDTLVSNQEFTEGMKLVSNPNSNNLSYSLEIKSGDMILSANYQPPQPYWAMGMDTRRIIDTDGGNVVSATLEGNWWKFYNQDKVLLWHFVISPNHDENTTWVAALENAGFITFSPLLADGNFSASLIAIPHDPCGRPEACDPYFVCERVGSCLCPSALHSCTKSSVSFCDRSQDSVELVDAGDILSYSALDIIPPSAKTDLNGCKASCQGNCSCAAMFFHHSGNCFLFDQIGSLQHSKNGTQYASYIKVLTNASGGANQGGGGTHKSRYVIGIVVIISALLAIFGLHYAGYQYHQKKNKALPESPEESSEEEIFGENLSGLPVRFRYNDLQIATNNFSKKLGRGGFGSVYQGILPDGTRLAVKKLEGIGQGKKEFRAEVSSIGSIHHLHLVRLKGFCAEGNDRLLVYEYMGNGSLDRWLFRKNRGEFMLDWETRYSIALGTAKGLAYLHEDCDMKIVHCDIKPENVLLDDHFVAKVSDFGLAKLMTREESNVFTTLRGTRGYLAPEWITNRAISEKSDVYSYGLVLLEIIGGRRTFDRSEPSEKSHFPSYAFKMMEEGKLEDIIDGRLKIDEKDDTVSTAIKVAFWCIQDKMFLRPSMTKVVQMLEGICPVPPPPRCSQLGSQRYAVFFRSMSNQGGGASPGPRMSNDDAHLLATSLSGPR